A region of Streptomyces sp. NBC_01267 DNA encodes the following proteins:
- a CDS encoding phage/plasmid primase, P4 family → MRLTEILGRLHGVEPDHDGYLALCPAHSDREHPSLKLTLKADGMLLLVCRTGCDRTEILRKLNLTTADLFNVDGQGVKTISAAPPESIGIAEIAGLRAFVDETSAALSDSSEAVAYLADRFGLTADQAEDLGIGYAAPGDRPQAWLTRGFTRYPRITVPLYGADGVARGLQGRDISKKCPARWVSLANPDGRTWAKYGFLSAGTGYETILVTEGPGDGLTSVGVGYDSLLIRGAGIARNAALVTELVAHLRGRDVVLAFDPDDAGARGIGALAKALIDDGNAPRQLSFPNTGEDLTAWRERTPATFPTELHTAVRSAPVVTLDAPPEPAKEAPKEIDDTPATDAALDTMSESARSLFDNTDVGVAVRLRDFMTRSGGGVRYASGLGFLVWDGKVWVPGTTEVRKSLHLLGAELLASGDDASRRLALKALTNRSIDAVMKELPSVPGVPAEAAEFDANRELLCVANGTVNLRTGELQPHVMGDLITKRLDVEYHPDAPAERWKQFLTEVFPDHPEMPGYMRRLVGYGITGFTSEHVFAFLHGQGSNGKSAFLDALIHVFTGVTKATQFSTFEKSVTVGQASPELATLRGARLVTASETDKYSRLAEALVKQLTGGDPITCRFLNQNPFTYVPSFLLMVAGNYKPAILSQDEGTWRRVKLVPFNATFKGANKDTSLPEKLRAEAEGILAWAVRGSVEWFASGLGEPSTIQTATSEYREGEDRLAEFIEARLVREKGARVASTPVRRAYAEWAEDASLGRKEVLSGWALNLELESRGFVKKPRYFEGMRLATDAERETVRRLTEDVPQDADAHTDIFGQPKKEA, encoded by the coding sequence GTGCGGCTGACAGAGATCCTCGGGAGGCTGCACGGAGTCGAGCCCGATCATGACGGCTACCTCGCCCTGTGCCCCGCCCACTCCGACCGTGAACACCCGAGCCTGAAGCTCACGCTCAAGGCCGACGGCATGCTTCTGCTCGTCTGCCGCACCGGTTGCGACCGGACGGAGATCCTGCGGAAGCTCAACCTGACGACCGCGGACCTGTTCAACGTCGACGGCCAGGGCGTGAAGACCATCAGTGCCGCACCGCCCGAGTCCATTGGCATCGCCGAGATCGCAGGTCTCCGCGCGTTCGTCGACGAGACGTCGGCCGCACTATCCGACTCTTCGGAGGCGGTGGCGTACCTGGCCGACCGGTTCGGACTGACGGCGGACCAGGCGGAGGATCTGGGCATCGGGTACGCAGCTCCGGGAGACCGCCCGCAGGCGTGGCTTACCCGTGGCTTCACCCGGTACCCAAGGATCACTGTCCCTTTGTACGGCGCCGACGGCGTGGCTCGTGGGCTACAGGGCCGGGACATCTCGAAGAAGTGCCCCGCCCGTTGGGTATCACTGGCCAACCCGGACGGTCGCACGTGGGCAAAATATGGGTTCCTCTCCGCCGGCACGGGATACGAGACGATCCTTGTGACTGAAGGCCCCGGAGATGGCTTGACATCAGTCGGCGTCGGCTACGACTCACTTTTGATCCGCGGCGCGGGGATCGCACGGAACGCCGCCCTTGTCACGGAACTTGTGGCGCATCTCCGTGGCCGTGACGTCGTCCTTGCCTTCGACCCTGACGACGCAGGAGCGCGCGGTATTGGCGCGTTGGCGAAGGCGCTTATCGACGACGGCAACGCTCCGCGACAGCTCTCGTTCCCCAACACCGGAGAAGACCTCACCGCCTGGCGGGAGCGGACGCCGGCGACGTTTCCCACGGAGCTGCACACAGCCGTCCGGTCGGCTCCCGTAGTGACCCTGGACGCCCCGCCCGAGCCTGCGAAAGAGGCGCCGAAGGAGATCGACGACACGCCAGCTACTGACGCCGCTCTTGACACCATGTCGGAGTCGGCCCGGTCCCTCTTCGACAACACCGACGTCGGCGTTGCAGTGCGGCTGCGGGACTTCATGACCCGCAGTGGTGGGGGAGTGCGGTACGCGTCCGGTCTCGGATTCCTCGTGTGGGATGGAAAGGTGTGGGTCCCGGGAACCACGGAGGTTCGCAAGTCTCTGCATCTACTGGGCGCGGAGCTGCTGGCGTCCGGTGACGATGCCTCTCGTCGGCTCGCTCTGAAGGCGCTGACCAACCGAAGCATCGACGCCGTAATGAAGGAGCTGCCGAGCGTCCCGGGGGTGCCCGCGGAGGCCGCCGAGTTCGACGCCAATCGCGAACTTCTCTGCGTCGCGAACGGGACTGTCAACCTGCGCACGGGCGAACTCCAGCCGCACGTCATGGGCGATCTGATCACGAAGCGGCTCGATGTCGAGTACCACCCTGACGCACCCGCAGAGAGGTGGAAACAGTTCCTGACGGAGGTCTTTCCGGACCATCCAGAGATGCCGGGATACATGCGTCGGCTCGTCGGCTATGGGATCACTGGGTTCACGTCAGAGCACGTGTTCGCGTTCCTCCATGGCCAGGGGAGCAACGGGAAATCGGCGTTTCTGGACGCCCTGATCCACGTATTCACGGGCGTGACGAAAGCTACGCAGTTCAGCACCTTTGAGAAGTCGGTAACCGTTGGTCAGGCATCACCGGAGTTGGCCACGCTTCGGGGCGCCCGGCTGGTGACGGCGAGCGAAACAGATAAGTACTCCCGTCTCGCTGAGGCCCTCGTGAAGCAGCTGACGGGCGGAGACCCGATCACCTGCCGATTCCTGAACCAGAACCCATTCACCTACGTGCCGTCGTTCCTCCTTATGGTCGCCGGCAACTACAAGCCGGCCATCTTGAGCCAGGATGAGGGCACGTGGCGACGGGTCAAGCTCGTCCCGTTCAACGCGACGTTCAAGGGCGCCAACAAAGACACGTCGCTTCCGGAGAAGCTCCGCGCGGAGGCGGAAGGAATCTTGGCGTGGGCCGTCCGCGGCTCAGTGGAGTGGTTCGCGTCGGGACTCGGTGAGCCATCGACGATCCAGACCGCGACGTCGGAGTACCGCGAGGGTGAAGACCGCCTAGCCGAGTTCATCGAAGCCCGTCTGGTCCGCGAGAAAGGCGCACGAGTGGCGTCTACGCCTGTCCGTCGGGCCTACGCCGAGTGGGCAGAAGACGCCTCGCTCGGGCGCAAAGAAGTGCTGTCCGGTTGGGCTCTGAACTTGGAACTGGAGAGCCGCGGGTTCGTCAAGAAGCCGCGCTACTTCGAAGGGATGCGCCTGGCGACCGACGCTGAGCGGGAGACCGTAAGGCGCCTTACGGAGGACGTTCCACAAGACGCAGACGCACATACCGACATCTTCGGCCAACCCAAGAAGGAGGCGTGA
- a CDS encoding HNH endonuclease, giving the protein MAEQWRAIPEYPGYTVSSEGSVRGADGTPLKLWKSGAGYRSVGLCSPDGRAIEYVHRLVTRVFHGPAPAGRNDASHINGVRTDNRAANLLWESRSENIARTAGHGTMLIGERANGAVLTADDVREIRRRASGEETYVAIARDYPVTRHMVGLIVRRQRWRHVA; this is encoded by the coding sequence ATGGCAGAGCAGTGGCGCGCGATACCGGAGTACCCCGGATACACGGTCAGTTCAGAAGGTAGCGTTCGCGGCGCTGACGGCACGCCGCTAAAGCTGTGGAAGAGCGGAGCTGGCTACCGATCCGTAGGGCTGTGCTCGCCGGATGGGCGAGCTATCGAGTACGTGCACAGACTAGTGACACGAGTGTTCCACGGCCCGGCCCCCGCTGGGCGCAACGATGCGTCGCATATCAACGGCGTGCGCACCGACAACCGTGCTGCCAATCTCCTGTGGGAGAGCCGTTCCGAGAACATCGCGCGTACCGCAGGTCACGGAACCATGCTCATCGGTGAGCGCGCCAACGGTGCCGTACTGACCGCTGACGACGTGCGTGAAATCCGTCGGCGCGCTTCCGGTGAAGAGACCTACGTCGCAATCGCGCGGGACTACCCCGTCACCCGCCACATGGTCGGGCTGATTGTTCGTCGACAGCGGTGGAGGCATGTCGCATGA
- a CDS encoding DNA polymerase A family protein → MIEHTFPVLGELIPVHVPENADDLREFRVWVTDMANRGIRVAVDSETTGLATFSPGFRIRCIQFGTADVAWVLRVELSQQLTRAASWALNLLPALSMFNRNFDSLAIDRHIPGITMETLAPKTLDGYIYCHLSDPRRRDQGGPGNRLKEASEHYVDRNAPDTQNGLIEEFHKIGETKDTGWPVISINNPVYLSYAGGDVILTARLLPKVQARVKELGVNPNLPAFEHEVGYVCALIERRGMRINREYTTQLSAELLEESARWAEEAKKYGVANVNSTKQLSEALLGMGELIPERTDGGAVQVDGKVLKRLADVDKQWDPIESRTPNPLAMAVLRSKRASKWRTSYAEAMLRTADESDRVHPKIGALAARTARMSISDPPFQQLPSGKWEVRHCVRADDGHRMISVDYSSVEPRVMAALSGDERMTAAIMRGDDLHNLTAASVYGPGFTPGQRKVAKVVQLGVAYGGGAKTIAAQTGLSLSAAQAAVKGYKRTYPQLARYIRRLQGQVIRDGYTLRTPSGRRLVFDRDAAYASFNGEIQSTARDIFAQGLLEIHARGLTPHVLLPVHDEIIADATDNQAAEVAREIGEAMTMSLRGIPLGTDPDVGGHSWGSLYMKKADTMTAHDSWYAANPHEARAAEAARK, encoded by the coding sequence ATGATCGAGCACACATTCCCGGTCCTTGGCGAACTCATCCCCGTCCACGTCCCGGAGAACGCTGACGACTTGCGTGAGTTCCGTGTGTGGGTGACCGACATGGCCAACCGCGGGATCCGGGTGGCGGTCGACTCCGAGACGACGGGGCTGGCCACGTTCAGCCCCGGATTCCGGATCCGATGTATCCAGTTCGGCACGGCTGACGTTGCGTGGGTGCTGCGCGTGGAGCTGTCGCAGCAGCTGACGCGCGCGGCATCGTGGGCGCTCAACCTGTTGCCCGCTCTGTCCATGTTCAACCGCAACTTTGACTCCCTGGCCATAGACCGACACATCCCCGGCATCACGATGGAGACGCTGGCCCCGAAAACGCTGGACGGCTACATCTACTGCCACCTCTCCGACCCGCGCAGGCGGGACCAGGGCGGCCCCGGGAACCGTCTGAAGGAGGCGTCCGAGCACTACGTAGACCGCAACGCACCAGACACGCAGAACGGCCTCATCGAGGAGTTCCACAAGATCGGAGAGACGAAGGACACCGGATGGCCGGTGATCAGCATCAACAACCCCGTCTACCTGAGCTACGCCGGCGGGGATGTCATCCTCACGGCCCGTCTCCTGCCGAAGGTCCAGGCGCGCGTCAAGGAGCTGGGCGTGAACCCCAACCTTCCGGCCTTCGAGCACGAGGTGGGCTACGTCTGTGCGCTGATCGAGCGCCGTGGAATGCGGATCAACCGCGAATACACGACGCAGCTCTCCGCGGAACTGCTGGAGGAGTCGGCGCGTTGGGCGGAGGAGGCGAAGAAGTACGGCGTAGCCAACGTCAACTCCACCAAGCAGCTCTCAGAGGCGCTCCTTGGCATGGGCGAACTCATCCCGGAGCGCACTGACGGTGGAGCGGTCCAGGTCGACGGCAAGGTGCTGAAGCGCCTGGCCGACGTCGACAAGCAGTGGGACCCGATCGAGTCCCGGACACCAAATCCCCTGGCCATGGCGGTTCTTCGCAGCAAGCGGGCATCTAAGTGGCGCACGTCCTACGCAGAGGCCATGCTGCGGACGGCCGACGAGAGCGACAGGGTTCACCCGAAGATCGGGGCACTTGCGGCCCGGACAGCGCGCATGTCGATTTCTGACCCGCCGTTCCAGCAGCTCCCGTCGGGCAAATGGGAGGTGCGCCACTGCGTGCGGGCCGACGACGGACACCGGATGATCTCCGTCGACTACTCGTCGGTTGAGCCGCGCGTAATGGCGGCTCTGTCCGGCGACGAGCGCATGACAGCCGCCATCATGCGGGGAGACGACCTCCACAACCTGACAGCTGCCAGCGTCTACGGTCCCGGCTTCACGCCTGGACAGCGCAAGGTGGCCAAGGTCGTTCAGCTGGGGGTCGCGTACGGGGGAGGCGCGAAGACCATTGCCGCTCAGACCGGACTTTCCCTGTCGGCCGCTCAGGCTGCGGTCAAGGGCTACAAGCGGACGTACCCGCAGTTGGCCAGGTACATCCGGCGCCTTCAGGGCCAGGTCATCCGGGACGGCTACACCCTCCGGACGCCCTCCGGCCGGCGGTTGGTCTTCGACCGGGACGCCGCCTATGCCTCGTTCAACGGTGAGATCCAGAGTACGGCGCGCGACATTTTCGCCCAGGGGCTGTTGGAGATCCACGCCCGTGGCCTCACTCCTCATGTGCTGCTTCCGGTGCATGACGAGATCATCGCCGATGCCACTGACAATCAGGCTGCGGAGGTGGCGCGGGAGATCGGAGAGGCGATGACGATGAGCCTCCGCGGCATCCCGCTGGGCACGGATCCCGACGTCGGGGGACACAGCTGGGGTTCGCTCTACATGAAGAAGGCGGACACCATGACGGCCCACGACTCCTGGTACGCCGCGAACCCTCACGAGGCCCGTGCGGCGGAAGCGGCAAGAAAGTGA
- a CDS encoding HNH endonuclease — MQRSALRPIYTTPPLRPPETPSGPSHREIWRRWEELEWWSCVYCDVSLGGMVVAEVDHVIPLSSGGRHELANLAPACRECNRSKSARSVGDWLAIRAGQSATPGMASVAECNERSQSPTANITSW, encoded by the coding sequence GTGCAGCGGTCCGCCCTTCGCCCCATCTACACAACTCCGCCCCTCCGGCCGCCCGAGACTCCCAGCGGACCGTCACACAGAGAGATATGGAGACGGTGGGAGGAGCTTGAATGGTGGTCGTGCGTCTACTGTGACGTCTCATTAGGCGGGATGGTTGTGGCGGAAGTTGACCACGTGATTCCGCTATCGAGCGGTGGACGACACGAGTTGGCGAACCTAGCGCCGGCCTGTCGGGAGTGCAATCGGTCCAAGTCTGCCCGCTCCGTGGGGGATTGGCTGGCTATCCGTGCTGGTCAGTCGGCTACGCCGGGCATGGCGTCGGTTGCAGAGTGTAATGAACGGTCGCAATCGCCAACCGCTAACATTACGAGTTGGTAA
- a CDS encoding DUF7448 domain-containing protein — protein sequence MYTEETLSENDDDGTMPDNVDTLRDAVVGHRIVSAEGGEATIDQWGYRVVTALVITLDNGRRVELQNTDDCCAYTELDSFLLNPDRVDHLITGVGTTDGYTTWHIFADMGDVLELSVGWSSGNPFYYGYGFDISVKELADE from the coding sequence GTGTACACAGAAGAGACGCTGAGCGAGAACGACGACGACGGCACCATGCCGGACAACGTGGACACCCTGCGGGATGCGGTGGTCGGTCACCGCATCGTCAGTGCGGAGGGCGGCGAAGCGACCATCGACCAGTGGGGGTACCGCGTCGTCACGGCGCTGGTCATCACGCTGGACAACGGCAGGCGTGTCGAGCTTCAGAACACCGACGATTGCTGCGCTTACACGGAGCTGGACAGCTTCCTCCTGAACCCGGACCGCGTAGACCACCTCATCACCGGAGTCGGAACCACCGACGGCTACACCACGTGGCACATCTTCGCTGACATGGGCGACGTGCTTGAACTGTCCGTCGGGTGGAGTTCCGGAAACCCCTTCTACTACGGCTACGGCTTCGACATCAGCGTCAAGGAACTGGCCGACGAATAG
- a CDS encoding KOW motif-containing protein, producing MTKYTAPCDVTPDDTVTAFKDARHVILTPSTRVDVCLTPTAARTFARGILALADEIDGGETPEPARAPRVGDRVRVLEDDPGNRAGEFVGKVGTLLSVDKASEYTPYCVQFGDGTGYYGKWWVDAVELLTTDVP from the coding sequence ATGACTAAGTACACCGCCCCCTGTGACGTGACTCCTGATGACACCGTCACCGCATTCAAGGATGCGCGACACGTAATACTGACGCCCAGCACCCGCGTTGACGTCTGCCTGACGCCGACTGCCGCCCGCACCTTCGCACGCGGCATCCTGGCCCTGGCCGACGAGATCGACGGGGGAGAGACGCCGGAGCCGGCCCGTGCGCCGCGGGTGGGGGATCGTGTCAGGGTCCTGGAGGACGACCCCGGTAACCGAGCTGGGGAGTTCGTTGGCAAGGTGGGGACCCTCCTGAGCGTCGACAAGGCATCTGAATACACGCCGTATTGCGTTCAGTTCGGGGATGGCACCGGGTACTACGGTAAGTGGTGGGTCGACGCCGTGGAGCTGCTGACCACAGACGTTCCGTAG
- a CDS encoding DUF2637 domain-containing protein has product MRPTLRRLADPILLQAAIAGAISFAHIHDIAEAAGQTGWKAWGYPISVDLLMVMAWRQIRTPGNAKRGPWLWFGMALTASLSANVAEAGVLDMHNLPVSLRVIIAGWPALAFFGGTLLLHSRKALTDEEAEPQAPAVEPAPVPDVPMPTQPVEEPQRPKLVSYADAAKALDVAPETVRGWKAQGKIKAHQGPTANSVLVDLNECATLQGRRPVSV; this is encoded by the coding sequence ATGAGACCCACTCTGCGCCGCCTGGCGGACCCCATTCTTCTGCAAGCGGCCATCGCCGGCGCCATCTCCTTCGCTCACATCCACGACATCGCGGAGGCAGCTGGGCAGACCGGATGGAAGGCGTGGGGCTACCCGATTAGCGTCGACCTGTTGATGGTCATGGCGTGGCGGCAGATCAGAACGCCCGGCAACGCCAAGCGCGGACCCTGGTTGTGGTTCGGTATGGCGTTGACCGCCTCGTTGTCCGCCAACGTCGCGGAGGCTGGCGTGTTGGACATGCACAACCTCCCCGTTTCGCTCCGGGTGATCATCGCGGGGTGGCCGGCCCTGGCGTTCTTCGGGGGCACGCTGCTGCTCCACTCACGCAAGGCCCTGACGGACGAGGAGGCGGAGCCACAGGCGCCCGCTGTAGAGCCTGCGCCAGTGCCTGACGTCCCGATGCCCACGCAGCCCGTGGAAGAGCCGCAGAGGCCGAAGCTGGTGTCTTACGCGGACGCTGCGAAGGCGCTCGACGTCGCCCCGGAGACCGTTAGGGGCTGGAAGGCACAGGGGAAGATCAAAGCGCACCAGGGGCCGACGGCAAACAGCGTGCTTGTAGACCTGAACGAGTGCGCAACACTCCAGGGCCGGCGGCCCGTTAGCGTTTAG
- a CDS encoding DUF397 domain-containing protein produces MTTDPSPRWFKSSYSSNGGSCVEIAANLVASHGVVPVRDSKNPAGPALAFDDSVWGVFVDGVKAGGLV; encoded by the coding sequence GTGACGACCGACCCCTCCCCGCGCTGGTTCAAGTCCTCTTACAGCTCCAACGGCGGTAGCTGCGTTGAGATCGCCGCCAACCTCGTCGCCTCGCACGGCGTGGTTCCCGTCCGCGACTCGAAGAACCCCGCCGGTCCGGCACTCGCCTTCGACGACAGCGTCTGGGGCGTCTTCGTCGACGGCGTGAAGGCCGGCGGCCTCGTCTAG
- a CDS encoding helix-turn-helix domain-containing protein — MTNRKELDPEGSPRAAFGDRLRRLREERGWTQDELAHRTGYSASHISGIETGGRNPTPKFTASADKALGTGEALARQGAAVRDSAILEGFPEYLALEMAAAKVRVFELGIVPGLLQTPEYAQAIARGAVCRGGITEVQADERVTLLTRRQAAMDRTPPPLLYFVLDESCIRRPVGGPAVMDAQLAHLTEFASRPNVVLQVAPYSLSERRAYDLPVNLVTLTDSTRVAYAESAHQGRMERESRFVGPLFTAYHHLQVEALSQAESVAMINQVRKGTP; from the coding sequence GTGACTAACCGCAAGGAACTTGATCCGGAAGGAAGCCCCCGCGCAGCCTTCGGGGACCGTCTACGCAGGTTACGAGAGGAGCGGGGCTGGACTCAGGACGAGTTGGCGCACCGCACGGGATATTCCGCGTCGCATATTTCTGGGATCGAAACTGGTGGTCGAAACCCAACTCCCAAGTTCACTGCAAGTGCAGACAAGGCGCTCGGCACCGGGGAAGCACTTGCCCGACAGGGTGCGGCCGTTCGCGACTCGGCGATACTGGAAGGGTTCCCCGAATACCTGGCCCTGGAGATGGCAGCAGCGAAGGTGCGCGTGTTTGAACTGGGGATCGTGCCTGGCCTTCTCCAGACCCCCGAGTACGCTCAGGCCATCGCCAGGGGCGCGGTGTGCAGGGGCGGTATCACAGAGGTACAGGCGGACGAACGCGTCACGCTGCTGACACGGCGTCAGGCAGCCATGGACCGCACTCCGCCACCGCTGCTGTACTTCGTCCTTGACGAGAGCTGCATCCGTCGTCCTGTCGGCGGGCCCGCCGTGATGGATGCGCAGTTGGCTCACCTGACAGAGTTCGCTTCGCGCCCGAACGTCGTGCTTCAGGTAGCGCCGTACAGTTTGTCGGAAAGGCGCGCTTATGATTTGCCCGTCAATTTGGTGACGCTGACAGACTCGACGCGTGTTGCGTATGCCGAGTCGGCGCACCAGGGACGCATGGAGCGCGAATCACGGTTCGTGGGGCCGCTGTTCACGGCCTACCATCATCTACAGGTTGAGGCACTGTCCCAAGCAGAGTCCGTGGCCATGATCAATCAAGTACGAAAGGGCACCCCGTGA
- a CDS encoding methyltransferase domain-containing protein, translating into MKTGASIAVLKTDDPAAWQRYADADVPIVTQWDDGQHDGITPGSVATSSASMPSVVFRMLQDLDVKRGSRVLEIGTGTGYNAALLAYRAGSDNIVSVDVDAAVTRSARQALQVFGLPLEVITADGYLGHPERAPYDRVIATAGVRELPFAWIDQARPGAVIVAPWGTVYGNQDAVVRLVVAADKKSASGAFTGPVEFMKLRSQRTADVEHNDYVPAEGVRSAATSSTTVTEAEFLAGGKFSPAQFAIGLRVRDCLHAVSDKRDGARPVWFYGLTDRSWAVVMLVDGQSEARVWQSGSRRLWDEVEAAYRWWEAAGRPGHERFGLTVSAAGQRAWLDSPDVSWEV; encoded by the coding sequence ATGAAGACAGGCGCGAGCATCGCCGTTCTCAAGACTGATGACCCCGCTGCCTGGCAGAGGTATGCCGATGCGGACGTTCCCATCGTCACTCAGTGGGATGACGGACAGCACGACGGCATCACTCCGGGGAGTGTCGCCACGAGTTCGGCGTCAATGCCGAGCGTCGTGTTCCGCATGCTGCAAGACCTGGACGTCAAACGTGGGTCCAGGGTCCTGGAAATCGGGACGGGGACGGGGTACAACGCTGCGCTGCTCGCCTACCGCGCTGGATCGGACAACATCGTGTCTGTCGACGTCGACGCCGCAGTTACTCGCAGCGCCCGGCAGGCGTTGCAGGTCTTCGGGCTGCCCCTGGAGGTCATTACGGCTGACGGATATCTCGGGCACCCGGAGCGGGCGCCGTATGACCGGGTCATCGCGACGGCGGGAGTGCGTGAGCTGCCTTTCGCATGGATCGACCAGGCCCGGCCAGGAGCGGTCATCGTCGCCCCCTGGGGGACGGTCTACGGCAATCAGGATGCTGTGGTGCGATTGGTAGTTGCCGCAGACAAAAAAAGCGCGTCAGGCGCCTTCACTGGGCCCGTCGAGTTCATGAAGCTGCGGTCGCAACGAACGGCCGACGTGGAGCACAACGATTACGTGCCCGCGGAGGGAGTCCGGAGCGCCGCCACGTCGTCGACCACGGTGACCGAAGCGGAGTTCCTCGCTGGAGGGAAATTCAGTCCAGCGCAGTTCGCCATAGGGCTCCGCGTGCGGGACTGCCTCCATGCGGTGTCCGACAAGCGCGACGGGGCCCGCCCGGTGTGGTTCTACGGCCTCACGGATCGCTCGTGGGCCGTCGTGATGCTCGTCGACGGACAGTCGGAGGCGCGTGTCTGGCAGTCCGGTTCTCGTCGGCTGTGGGACGAGGTGGAAGCCGCTTACAGGTGGTGGGAGGCCGCAGGGAGGCCCGGACACGAGCGGTTCGGACTCACCGTGTCCGCGGCCGGTCAGCGGGCTTGGCTGGACAGTCCCGACGTGTCGTGGGAGGTCTGA
- a CDS encoding polysaccharide deacetylase family protein: MSLLKKKAAGRIGSVAALAALMSLVLSGCSMETTSPSQARDHADKKSAAPFGPVDCRKAKCIALTFDAGPGPNTSHLLDVLKEKKVHATFFLLGRDHVMKYPELVKREAAEGHEVGNHTWTHKILTKEKGDVAREEIEKTEVAVEKITGTRPRVMRPPQGRTNDDVSKICKELGVSQVLWSTTAKDYSTNDSALIEKRTLKQAKPDGIILLHDIYKGTVPAVSGIIDTLKERGYTFVTVPQLLAPAQLKPGQIIRP; the protein is encoded by the coding sequence ATGTCATTGCTCAAGAAGAAGGCGGCCGGGCGGATCGGATCCGTCGCCGCCCTGGCCGCGCTCATGTCCCTCGTGCTGAGCGGCTGTTCGATGGAGACCACATCCCCGTCCCAGGCGCGGGATCACGCGGACAAGAAGAGTGCGGCCCCCTTCGGGCCGGTCGACTGCCGTAAGGCCAAGTGCATAGCGCTGACCTTCGACGCCGGTCCCGGCCCGAACACCTCCCATCTGCTGGACGTGCTGAAGGAGAAGAAGGTTCACGCGACGTTCTTCCTGCTGGGCCGCGACCACGTGATGAAGTACCCCGAGCTCGTCAAGCGGGAGGCGGCCGAGGGTCACGAGGTGGGTAACCACACCTGGACGCACAAGATCCTCACCAAGGAGAAGGGTGATGTCGCCCGCGAGGAGATAGAGAAGACCGAAGTCGCGGTGGAGAAGATCACCGGCACCCGGCCCCGGGTGATGCGTCCGCCGCAGGGCCGTACCAACGACGACGTCTCCAAGATATGCAAGGAGCTGGGCGTCTCGCAGGTGCTGTGGAGCACCACCGCGAAGGACTACTCCACGAACGACTCCGCGCTCATCGAGAAGCGGACCCTCAAGCAGGCCAAGCCCGACGGCATCATCCTGCTGCACGACATCTACAAGGGCACGGTGCCCGCGGTCTCGGGCATCATCGACACGCTGAAGGAGCGCGGTTACACCTTTGTCACCGTGCCCCAGCTGCTCGCCCCCGCCCAGCTGAAGCCGGGCCAGATCATCCGCCCGTGA